gaACGGTTCCTTGTATAATAGCTTTAGCTGGTCCCAATGTAATCCATAGTCATAGATAATGTGTCATTTTTCAGTGTTTCCTATACTCGATGCAATGATAGCAGTTTTGGTCTAGCCTCCTGTACGTCTGGACTGTTTTTAGCCtgcgtttacacaatctctcgctgggtGGGGAaggtcgggccggccgctaggagcgcgatttagacaggcaagtctgtgatcattaccttcgccgagaagtttatattttgggtagcgtttgtacgtgtgtatgtaaatgaccagcataactcaagaagactttTCACAACTTATCTTTTGgtagaaaagatgatcaactggtatgatttataatcgatgagaaacactcatgatacgtcagtcaaaaatcatttagcgaaggtatgaggtcgtggaactctagtgcTATTATGTTTTCCGCATGAGAAAGGTGAAGAAACATacattttccaaacttgagcCCTGTTTAAAGTATGTCACGCTTGAGTGCACAAGATTGGGCTTTGTTTAAAgcacattttttaaaaagtttcatGGTAAAGAAGTGGGTGAAAGTTTGAGGGTAAAGAAGTGGGGTGAAAGTTTGAGGGTAAAAAAGTGGGGTGAAAGTTTGAGGGTAAAGAAGACGCCCAATAATACAACACTATTTGTGAGTATAACAATAATATATTGTCATCAGGAACCGATGGTAATGATCCAAGGAAATTGGCAGAATATGGAAGATATCAATGATGTTATTTGCACATCAATACAAATGTTAGGCTAAGttcattatgaaaaaaatactgaagGGCCGAGAATTCTTACAATCTACCGCTGAAGCAATTCACAAAAATTGTCAGCAAATAAACCTAGCACCACTTCTTTAAACTCTAAATACCGTATGCTAAAAAGCAAACTAAAATACCTTCATGCTACAGGCAGTATACAACAGAAAAGGTCCATTCTCTAGTAACACTAGCAACAGCATTGtgtatacaaaataaatgcTGTGATGTAATGTACATCAGAACGCACAGACTATATTGAGATTCCTACTCCCATACAGAACAGTTAGTATATCTTATTCAAATTGTACATTTGTGAAACACTTAACCTACAGTTTATCAGAGCGCTACATTACAGTGAGGATAGAACTATAcagttttgatatatatatataagcatATTGGCTGACCTCCCCCAAATCTCTAAGTAGTAAGGCAAAGCTTTATTAGCATTCACAGGGTTTTAACATCATTATGTACATGCACTGGTTTTACGTGAGCCAGTGGAGTTTGTTCCCAAAGCCGAGTTTGAGGCATTTTGTACAATCTTTGACCACTATACTATAGTATAGGCTGTATAGCTGCATGGCACAGATACATGTGCTTTAGCTGTAGACATCACATGTACACAAGTCTGCTATAAGTACTAGCAATGTAGCTAAGACATCACAGGCACACAACGTCTGCAAGGGTACAATAAATCAGGCTATAGACATCACATGCACACGGATGCCTTGGTGTTCAACTTCACATGTTGTTACTTCTGCAGTTattacaaaaaaagaataaattCTGGATGACATGAATGTGCATGCAAATAAATTTTCATTCTTATATCTTAAGTTAGGTCACAGTGTGACCTTAAGTTAAGATATAAGAATGAAAAgacacaccaatttaattcgtCGATTCTCAGACATTTAtatgtaaaattttagcaagCAGACTTGGTGGAAACCTTGCCTCTAACTCTGTTCGCTCCCTGAAACGGTGTGTACCAAGATACTGACTTTCTACCTAGACTGTGTGTTGATGTTTATCTTACAATCTAGCATCATTTTTAAAATCTGATACccaaggaattaaattggtgtggccttataagtGCGTTCATCATGACTGGAGCTATTTGATTTCTGGTTTGGAATTCTCAGACGCCTTTCTAGAAAACAGACTCAGATTAGACTTGCACACTATCTCAAAACCACAGAccttttgtgtacatgtatgtggtcacATTTGATACTTTGATTCCCTATTTGGCAGTGTCTCCTTCATAATAATTCTCTGAAATTCACCTCTGCTTTTCATGAACTACAAGCTACGTATGCTCACAGGGTACACACCAGAAGTCCTGGTATCCCGAAAAAGCAGTCTTGTCACATACTGAGTATACACCTACAGCTGTCACACTCAGAGCTGTCATATTGCTATCACAGTGCTGTGCTGTATGCTTCTGTGCTGTTCACAACTTCACAAGCACACCTCACCTACAGCTGTAACCTGAAGATTTCCTAGTGCTGTCCCTGCTCTACTGAGTGCTGTTCTAGATCTGCTGCCACATGCCCATCTACAGCTGTAACCTGGAGACTTCCTAGTGCTGTGCCTGCTCTACTGAGTGCTGTTCTAGATCTGCTGTGAGCTGCTGCTGTGTCTGTTGTTGCTCTGCTGTGTGCTGTTCCGCTGCGTGCTGTTCCGCTATCTGCAGCTTTACTGTCTGCGGAGCTTGTTCTGGCCCGCCTGGCTGTTCCTGGCCCGCCAGCGGCCCGGCCGGCTGTGCTGGGCCCACGGGCACCATGGAGGCGTAGGGTCTCTCCCCACTGTGTTTGGCCATGTGCTTGTCCAGACCCAGCTGGTTGCTGGCGGAAAAGCGACACTGTTTGCACTTGAAGGGTTTGTCTCCGGTGTGGATCTTCCTGTGCTTGGCGAGGTAGGACCTGTAGACCGTCCGGTAGCCGCAGTCCTCGCACATGAAGGGCTTGtccccggtgtgcttggccatgTGGCTGTCCAGGTTGGTCTTCTGGGCGGCCGAGTAGTCGCAGTGGGtgcacttgtagggcttctcgccGGTGTGGACGCGCATGTGGCGCGCCAGGATGGCCTTCTGCGTGGCCTTGAAGCTGCACTCGGTGCAGGTGAAGGGCTTCTCCCCGGTGTGCTGGATGACGTGCCGGTCCAGGATGCTCTTGTACATGGTGGAGTACTTGCAGTGCGGACACTTGTAGGTCTTGTCGGCGACGTGCATGGACATGTGGCGGCTGAGGTTGTACTTCTGCGCCGTCCGGAACCCGCACTGGTggcacatgtagggcttctcgccGGTGTGTTTGGCCATGTGCCGGTCCAGGTAGTCCTTCAGTGCAGCggagtagtcgcactggtcgCACTTGAACGGCTTCCCCGCGTGGTTGGCGGCGAAGTGTCGCGTCAGGCGGTGTTTCTCGGAGGTCTGGTAGCCGCACTCGACGCAGACGTGCGGCTTCTCGCCGCTGTGCTTGGCCATGTGCTTGTGCAGGTGCTGCTTGAAGGTGGTGGTGAAGTCGCACTTTGTGCAGCTGTAGGGCAGGTCGCGGTGGGTGAAGCTGACGTGCTTGCGGAGGTGGTGCTTGGCCGTCGTGGTGAACTCGCACTCCCCGCAGGTGTAGGTCTTCCCCCCCGCGTGCTTGGCCATGTGCCGGTCCAGGCCCCGCTTCTTCGTGGTGCTAAAGTCGCACTTCTCGCACCTGTAGAGCGTCACCACGACGTCCCTCTCCCCTCTCCGGTACGGCCTCTCATCATCATCGTCTTCATCTTCCCAGCCGCGCGGTTCGTCCCCGGAGTGGATCCCGAGGTGGGCGACGTGGACGGACTTGCGGGAGGACTTGTGCCCGCAGTCCTTGCAGACGTAGTGCTTCCGCTTTCTCTTTGGTTTGCTGGTCGTCGGCTCCTCTTCTGGTTCGACTGCAGCTTCCTGGCCGCTCTCTTCGCTTGCAGGACGTTTTTCATCTTCCTGGCCGCTCCGCTCCCCTGCTTGCAGCGTTGCCGGGTTCTCTTCACTGCCCTGCGTGTTCTCTTCAGGGCTGGCGGCAGGTTCGGAGGCGGTCTGCGGTGCTTCTGCGCTGGTTTGAGAGTCTTCTCCAGACTTGCCAGAAGGAGTCGTCTCGCGGCCATTCTCCCCATCCTCCCTCCTCTCGTGTTCACTTCCCGTCTCTTCCGGCTGGTCTGCCTCCTCCATACTGTCTGCCGCGCCCTCAGGGTCGTCTGTTACGTCAATGCTGTCTGCTGTGCCCTCGGGCTGGTTTAATCCATCTATGTTCTCTGCTGTTCCTTCAGGCTTCTCCGCCTCCTCCGTGCTGTCTATTGTTCCCCTGGGTGAGGCACCCCTGGGTGGTTCTTCTGTAGGAGTTGCCGGCGCATTGTCCCTGCTGTATGCGAAGGAGGCGTTTCTCTCCAGCTGGCTAACGGACACGTGCTGCACGTTGCCGCCGCGAGTTGGCGACCCTCCCACCTCTGGGCGCGTTTCAGGCACATCCAGCCTGCTGTAGCCGAACCCGCCATTTCTCTCGAGGTCACCGCCGGCGTCCGCCCTGTCGTGCCCGCTGCGCGACGGCGACCTTCCGACACGAACACCAGGACGCATTTCCGGCACGTCACGCCTTCCGTACACGTGCGAGTCGTTTCTGTCAACCTGGACGGGAAACTCGACACCCCTCTCCGCTTGAGTCGCCTCGACCAGGCTCTGGAAGCGTGCGatgggcatgtacatgtaatctctGTCCGGCTGGTGGACGAACCCCCTGCCAGGCTCCCCCCTGGGTGGCGCACCCCCCTCCCAGCGCCCCCCTCCGGCTGCAGGCTGGGTCTCCGTGCTGTACACGTGTGTTGCCTGGTCAGGACGGCTGGCGACGGACGGCAGAGTGGGAGACTCGCGGTGAGGTGCAGCCATCTCTGCGCTGTAGGGGAACAGTGGCGGGGttagttgtttgtttgaacctttgtttattcttgagaacctcaaatcggcctgcaggcacGAGAggagaggtaagggtcagacaaaataatacaaaaatacagttttatGATTAAACTTAAAAGTCTGAATAAATCCATAAACATATTGTGGTATAATCCagacacatacatttgtatatggtaCATTGTTGTATCACAAAATCACAATCATAAAAGATTTTTTGGTAATTGCTGTTTGTTTTGGGGttatttatttgcttgtttgtttgtttgaacctctgttgattcatgagaagctcaaactTGTCTGCAGACTGCTTCACATGAGAGAGGAGGTAAGGGtcaaacaaaatataacaaagataaaCAGATTTCATAATTAAAGTCTGAAGTCTGAACATATCGTGGTATCCACACACGTAAACAGTACATTGTTGTATCACAACAACACAAGATTTTGTAACAATTGGCGTACTAGTATGTGTCCAGGGGTTactcgtttgtttgtttcaacctttgtttattcatgagaagctcaaatcattAGAGAAGAGGTAATGGTCAGACAGTGAATCTGGAACTAGTTTAAAGAATCCAAAATTATGTACGTTTttcatatcaaacattttatCATCAGAGTCcaagacaaaaatacaaactatAGTTGACATGAACCAACTGTATGGACCATACATATGCCAATTGATACAACAATATTAATGTACCATATGTGAGGAGAAACCACCACATTCAGACTTCAAAGTTTAATCATATAGTCTGTATCTTTGCTGTACATACATTTTTACTGTATCTAATTGTCTAATTCATTACTCAAGCTATCTGCAtgccaaaaatcaagacaatcTGTCGCCCCTTTGAGCTTATTCTCTTTCCAAgcctgaaacaaaatcggcccagGTCGCCCTTTCTACACTCAAATAATTtggcaacatctgcttggagattaatactAACAACAGCTATATAGCCATTAATCTGATGTAAATTGGGCTTGGCAGTAccagagaagaaaaagaagaatccAAACCTTCAAGGTTTTGTAATATGACATTACTTATTATTATAAAAACTACTACGGTG
The nucleotide sequence above comes from Branchiostoma lanceolatum isolate klBraLanc5 chromosome 14, klBraLanc5.hap2, whole genome shotgun sequence. Encoded proteins:
- the LOC136448174 gene encoding zinc finger protein 852-like, giving the protein MAAPHRESPTLPSVASRPDQATHVYSTETQPAAGGGRWEGGAPPRGEPGRGFVHQPDRDYMYMPIARFQSLVEATQAERGVEFPVQVDRNDSHVYGRRDVPEMRPGVRVGRSPSRSGHDRADAGGDLERNGGFGYSRLDVPETRPEVGGSPTRGGNVQHVSVSQLERNASFAYSRDNAPATPTEEPPRGASPRGTIDSTEEAEKPEGTAENIDGLNQPEGTADSIDVTDDPEGAADSMEEADQPEETGSEHERREDGENGRETTPSGKSGEDSQTSAEAPQTASEPAASPEENTQGSEENPATLQAGERSGQEDEKRPASEESGQEAAVEPEEEPTTSKPKRKRKHYVCKDCGHKSSRKSVHVAHLGIHSGDEPRGWEDEDDDDERPYRRGERDVVVTLYRCEKCDFSTTKKRGLDRHMAKHAGGKTYTCGECEFTTTAKHHLRKHVSFTHRDLPYSCTKCDFTTTFKQHLHKHMAKHSGEKPHVCVECGYQTSEKHRLTRHFAANHAGKPFKCDQCDYSAALKDYLDRHMAKHTGEKPYMCHQCGFRTAQKYNLSRHMSMHVADKTYKCPHCKYSTMYKSILDRHVIQHTGEKPFTCTECSFKATQKAILARHMRVHTGEKPYKCTHCDYSAAQKTNLDSHMAKHTGDKPFMCEDCGYRTVYRSYLAKHRKIHTGDKPFKCKQCRFSASNQLGLDKHMAKHSGERPYASMVPVGPAQPAGPLAGQEQPGGPEQAPQTVKLQIAEQHAAEQHTAEQQQTQQQLTADLEQHSVEQAQH